One Vigna unguiculata cultivar IT97K-499-35 chromosome 7, ASM411807v1, whole genome shotgun sequence genomic region harbors:
- the LOC114189496 gene encoding ELL-associated factor 1 — translation MANKSQEEPKTAPEPDRWYNLTLGPSFKDESSNKYCTLRYEFKPASVDKNKPGLLRKTKENRISVEFQNNQIGKPKVTFEGNSEDYKENDAVLFFDGETLRLERLHRAVKQLRHLRMPGESAGAATTAVAAPSGPALDPRSSPVGKSVKPASLGRSSFQAVPVEVERIDIGEPENTGTKVGSKRSSDCLNEPPINTSPDAKNVVEEHHDIDIKDLFGSESPEDDNNVEEKDNVGFDMNVPHTDDDIMDVDVDDSGDEVDKGHNPAEAPETQANAEGRDEQSSSSSSSSGSGSSESGSGSGSGSSSSSDNEDSDEDSVHSI, via the exons ATGGCCAACAAATCTCAAGAAGAGCCCAAGACTGCTCCTGAGCCTGATCGGTGGTACAATCTCACCCTTGGACCTTCGTTCAAAGATGAATCCTCCAACAAATACTGCACTCTACGAT ATGAATTTAAGCCAGCTTCAGTTGATAAGAATAAGCCAGGATTGCTACGCAAGACCAAAGAGAACAGGATATCTGTGGAATTTCAGAATAACCAAATAGGAAAACCCAAGGTGACATTTGAGGGGAATAGTGAGGATTACAAGGAAAACGATGCTGTATTGTTTTTTGATGGTGAGACACTTCGATTGGAGCGGCTCCATAGGGCCGTAAAGCAACTGCGACACCTACGAATGCCTGGTGAATCTGCAGGCGCTGCAACTACAGCTGTGGCTGCTCCATCTGGACCAGCTTTGGATCCACGATCATCCCCTGTTGGGAAGTCTGTAAAGCCAGCATCTCTTGGCAGAAGCTCATTTCAGGCTGTTCCA GTTGAGGTGGAGCGTATTGATATTGGTGAACCCGAGAACACTG GCACCAAAGTTGGTTCGAAGAGGTCATCTGATTGTCTAAATGAACCGCCCATTAATACATCTCCAGATGCGAAAAATGTAGTCGAGGAACATCACGATATAGATATTAAAGACCTTTTTGGCAGCGAGTCACCGGAAGATGACAATAATgttgaagaaaaagataatgTTGGATTTGACATGAATGTTCCACACACGGATGATGATATTATGGATGTGGATGTGGATGATAGCGGTGATGAGGTGGACAAAGGACACAATCCTGCAGAAGCTCCCGAAACCCAGGCGAATGCAGAGGGAAGGGATGAGCAGTCATCTTCTTCTAGCAGTAGCAGTGGAAGTGGCAGTAGTGAAAGTGGTAGTGGAAGTGGTAGTGGAAGTAGCAGCAGCAGTGACAATGAAGACAGTGATGAAGACTCGGTTCATTCAATCTAA
- the LOC114192445 gene encoding probable splicing factor 3A subunit 1 has protein sequence MLGSLPILPLPAPPADGNLGPLPVSQVSEERTFNEEQNKSNSASVPVPATVATHTRTIGIIHPPPDIRTIVDKTSQFVAKNGPEFEKRIIANNTGNVKFNFLNSSDPYHAYYQHRLAEFRAQNQSSGQQTPSQPTDSAVPESAPTAPIPDSNGIAAVEKLDVSAQFKPVRKVLEPPEAEQYTVRLPEGITGEELDIIKLTAQFVARNGKSFLTGLTSREVNNPQFHFLKPTHSMFTFFTSLADAYSKVLMPPKGLTEKLKKSVSDMTTVLERCVNRLEWERSQEQARQKAEDEIEQERIQMAMIDWHDFVVVETIDFVDEEDEELPPPMTIEVVIRRSKVSATEDDTVEPEKEVEMEMDEEEAQLVEEGMRAASLEDPDDGKQNEVRVTEDPEPPMRIVKNWKRPEERIPAERDSAKFVVSPITGELIPISEMSEHMRISLIDPKYKEQKERMFAKIRETTLAADDEISRNIVGLARTRPDIFGTTEEEVSNAVKAEIEKINDEQPKQVIWDGHTGSIGRTANQAMSQNIGNEDQNDTSNNEAKNLLGPAAPPPRPGMPSVRPLPPPPGLALNLPRGPVQYSVPHSGALPIPPPRPPVIPMMPSVRPAPPPPMQMTSGQQSIMAGQPPPMPPMHLNNQGFQIPPPPGSQFTPVPVPRPYVPLPVPASVMPMMHPPPLPQGVPPPPPPEEAPPPLPEEPEPKRQKLDDSALIPEDQFLAQHPGPVRILVSVPNVDEGNLKGQVLEITVQSLSETVGSLKEKIAGEIQLPANKQKLSGKPGFLKDNISLAHYNLGGGETLALTLRERGGRKR, from the exons ATGTTAGGTTCATTACCTATATTGCCTCTCCCTGCACCTCCTGCTGATGGAAATCTAGGTCCTCTTCCTGTGTCTCAAGTGTCTGAGGAGAGAACTTTCAATGAGGAGCAGAACAAATCAAATTCAGCTTCTGTTCCAGTGCCAGCAACAGTTGCAACCCACACAAGAACCATTGGAATTATACACCCTCCTCCAGATATTAGGACCATTGTTGATAAAACGTCCCAGTTTGTGGCTAAAAATGGTCCAGAATTCGAAAAGAGGATTATTGCAAATAACACGGGCAATGTCAAGTTCAATTTCCTTAACTCATCAGATCCCTATCATGCATATTATCAACATCGGTTGGCTGAATTTCGGGCTCAGAATCAATCATCAGGGCAGCAAACTCCTTCCCAGCCTACTGACTCGGCTGTTCCCGAGTCAGCTCCAACTGCCCCTATCCCTGATAGTAATGGCATAGCAGCAGTAGAAAAGCTCGATGTTTCTGCCCAGTTTAAACCTGTTAGGAAAGTACTTGAACCCCCAGAAGCAGAACAGTATACTGTCCGGCTTCCTGAAGGAATTACAGGTGAAGAGCTGGATATTATAAAGCTTACAGCACAATTTGTGGCTCGAAATGGGAAATCTTTTTTAACAGGGTTGACAAGTAGGGAAGTCAATAATCCCCAGTTCCACTTTTTGAAGCCGACCCACAGCATGTTCACGTTTTTTACTTCCCTTGCGGATGCATATTCGAAGGTTTTGATGCCTCCAAAGGGATTGACAGAGAAGCTGAAGAAGAGTGTGTCTGATATGACTACTGTCCTTGAAAGGTGTGTGAATAGGCTGGAATGGGAGCGTTCACAAGAGCAAGCTAGACAAAAGGCAGAGGATGAGATAGAACAGGAAAGAATACAAATGGCTATGATTGATTGGCATGATTTTGTGGTGGTTGAAACAATAGATTTTGTTGATGAGGAGGATGAAGAATTACCTCCTCCAATGACCATTGAGGTGGTTATAAGGAGAAGCAAGGTGTCAGCCACGGAAGATGATACTGTTGAGCCTGAGAAGGAGGTTGAAATGGAAATGGACGAGGAAGAGGCTCAGCTTGTTGAGGAGGGCATGAGAGCTGCTAGTTTGGAAGACCCAGATGACGGGAAGCAAAATGAAGTCAGAGTTACTGAAGACCCTGAACCACCAATGAGAATTGTTAAAAACTGGAAGAGACCCGAGGAGAGGATTCCCGCAGAAAGAGATTCAGCCAAGTTCGTTGTTTCTCCTATCACTGGTGAGCTAATTCCTATTAGCGAAATGTCAGAACATATGCGAATTTCTCTCATTGATCCCAAGtacaaagaacaaaaagaaaggaTGTTTGCCAAAATTCGAGAGACAACTTTGGCTGCGGATGATGAAATTTCAAGAAACATAGTTGGACTTGCCCGGACCCGTCCTGATATATTTGGTACCACCGAAGAGGAGGTCTCCAATGCTGTCAAGGCAGAGATTGAGAAGATAAATGACGAGCAACCTAAGCAGGTCATATGGGATGGTCACACTGGTAGTATTGGGCGTACTGCAAACCAAGCCATGTCACAGAATATTggaaatgaggaccaaaatgataCATCTAATAATGAAGCCAAGAACCTTCTTGGTCCTGCTGCACCTCCTCCAAGACCTGGTATGCCTTCGGTTCGTCCACTTCCGCCACCACCTGGATTGGCTTTAAATCTTCCTCGTGGTCCTGTCCAGTATTCTGTTCCTCATAGTGGTGCTCTTCCAATTCCTCCACCCAGGCCACCTGTCATTCCGATGATGCCATCTGTTCGGCCAGCTCCTCCCCCTCCAATGCAGATGACTTCTGGACAGCAGTCAATTATGGCTGGCCAACCGCCCCCAATGCCTCCAATGCACCTGAATAACCAAGGATTTCAAATACCTCCACCACCAGGATCCCAATTTACTCCTGTTCCAGTTCCCCGACCTTATGTTCCTCTTCCTGTTCCAGCATCAGTTATGCCTATGATGCATCCACCACCCTTGCCACAAGGAGTgccaccaccgccaccaccagAAGAGGCTCCTCCCCCACTCCCAGAAGAACCGGAACCAAAGAGGCAGAAGCTTGACGATTCTGCTCTGATCCCTGAAGATCAATTTCTGGCGCAACATCCT GGACCTGTTCGTATCTTGGTATCTGTTCCTAATGTTGATGAAGGAAATCTCAAGGGACAAGTTCTGGAAATTACAGTGCAATCTTTGTCTGAAACCGTTGGTAGTTTGAAGGAAAAAATTGCCGGGGAGATTCAGCTCCCTGCTAATAAGCAGAAATTGAGTGGAAAACCAGGCTTTCTCAAGGATAACATATCACTTGCCCATTACAATCTTGGTGGAGGTGAAACACTTGCTCTCACCTTAAGAGAGCGTGGTGGTAGAAAGAGATGA
- the LOC114189709 gene encoding 1-acyl-sn-glycerol-3-phosphate acyltransferase 1, chloroplastic-like isoform X2 → MEITLLSSPSPIHHPPQLGHKKARFFAGSSSTLLCTHRGTTTYNHPILRISHKAPQCCMQGISKKLGNVSWLFVSPKFLVQNKLSRDVVVRSELTAAGSAEDGYLLPELKVESKVRGACFYAVTAFSAIFLFVLMMVGHPLVLLFDRYRRKFHHFIAKVWATLTVAPFFKIEFEGMENLPPPDTPAVYVSNHQSFLDIYTLLTLGRSFKFISKTGIFLFPIIGWAMFFLGVIPLKRMDSRSQLDCLKRCMDLIKKGASVFFFPEGTRSKDGKLGTFKV, encoded by the exons ATGGAAATCACTCTTCtctcttctccttctccaatCCACCATCCTCCTCAGCTCG GCCACAAAAAAGCGAGATTCTTCGCGGGATCCTCTTCCACCCTC TTGTGTACTCACAGAGGAACAACAACTTATAATCACCCAATTTTGAGGATTTCACATAAGG CTCCTCAATGTTGCATGCAAGGAATCTCCAAGAAGCTTGGAAATGTATCATGGCTGTTTGTTAGTCCTAAATTTCTTGTTCAGAATAAATTGTCCAGAGATGTAGTTGTTAGATCTGAACTTACTGCAGCTGGGTCTGCTGAAGATGGCTATTTACTACCAG AGCTGAAAGTGGAATCTAAAGTCAGGGGAGCTTGCTTTTATGCTGTCACAGCCTTCAGTGCCATATTTCTTTTTGTGCTGATGATGGTTGGACATCCGTTGGTACTCCTGTTTGATCGCTACAGAAGAAAGTTCCACCATTTTATTGCCAAGGTGTGGGCTACACTGACTGTAgcaccattttttaaaattgaatttgagGGAATGGAGAATCTGCCACCTCCAGATACCCCTGCTGTGTATGTTTCGAATCATCAGAGTTTTCTAGACATATATACTCTTCTCACGTTAGGAAGAAGCTTCAAGTTTATTAGCAAGACTGGGATATTTCTTTTTCCAATAATTGGGTGGGCAATGTTTTTTTTGGGCGTCATTCCTTTGAAGCGCATGGACAGCCGAAGCCAGCTG GACTGTCTTAAACGATGTATGGATTTGATCAAGAAAGGAGCCTCTGTGTTTTTCTTTCCAGAGGGAACACGCAGTAAAGATGGAAAACTAGGCACATTCAAG GTCTAG
- the LOC114191746 gene encoding putative pentatricopeptide repeat-containing protein At1g53330 — protein MSTSKPISSFRLTSLLRSQKDPSVALQLFLNPNPNHPSPRPFRHSLRSYDLIITKLAQAKMFPQMEQLLNQLHTQTRFPTPEPLLRHVIAAYARAGLPSRALRTFLSIPSPSLRSFNSLLHALLSCRDFASFTRLLPHLPRFRGPDACSYNILIHGCSLTDDRDRAWKLFNEMRRRGVRPNQITFGTLINLLCKSPQLHLPKAFKVKEEMERVFKIKPNAFVYTNLIKAVCEVGDFDSAVRLKDEMVRNNLKLDAVVYNTLVSGFLKGGKKDIGFRVLEEMKSGGVKPDSVTCNVLIGEFCREGKFEAAYRVLDDGLEGVKPDVFGYNVVIGWQCKEGKWREADDLFRDMPRRQCVPDVVTYRTLFDGLCRCMQFEEAGLVLEEMIFKGYVPRSSSLNEFVGMVCKEGDFELLGKVLSGLVGGRFCCEDVWKTLVLLVCQSEKLLGDFEPSDELVLA, from the coding sequence ATGTCTACTTCCAAACCCATCTCCTCCTTCCGACTCACCTCTCTCCTCCGCTCCCAGAAAGACCCTTCCGTTGCCCTTCAACTCTTCCTCAACCCAAACCCTAACCACCCCTCCCCCCGCCCCTTCCGCCACTCCCTCCGCTCCTATGACCTCATTATCACCAAACTTGCCCAAGCCAAAATGTTCCCCCAAATGGAACAACTCCTCAACCAACTCCACACCCAAACGCGCTTCCCTACCCCAGAACCCCTCCTCCGCCACGTCATTGCCGCCTACGCGCGCGCCGGCCTCCCATCGCGCGCCCTCCGCACCTTCCTCTCCATTCCCTCCCCCTCCCTCCGCTCCTTCAACTCCCTACTCCACGCGCTGCTCTCCTGCCGCGACTTCGCCTCATTCACGCGCCTCCTGCCGCACCTCCCCCGCTTTCGCGGTCCCGACGCATGCTCCTACAACATCCTCATCCACGGTTGTTCTCTAACCGACGACCGCGATCGGGCGTGGAAGCTGTTCAACGAAATGCGTAGGCGAGGCGTTCGTCCGAATCAAATTACGTTCGGAACTCTGATTAACTTGCTGTGCAAAAGCCCTCAATTGCACCTTCCCAAGGCGTTCAAGGTGAAGGAAGAGATGGAGagggtttttaaaattaagcctaATGCTTTTGTGTACACTAATTTGATTAAAGCTGTTTGCGAGGTGGGCGATTTTGATTCCGCGGTTAGGCTGAAAGATGAGATGGTGAGGAACAATTTGAAGCTTGATGCTGTGGTGTACAACACTTTGGTTTCAGGGTTTTTAAAAGGGGGGAAGAAGGATATAGGGTTCAGGGTTTTGGAGGAAATGAAGAGTGGTGGTGTAAAGCCGGATTCTGTGACCTGTAATGTGTTAATTGGGGAGTTTTGTAGGGAGGGGAAGTTTGAAGCGGCTTATAGGGTTTTGGATGATGGATTAGAGGGTGTGAAGCCTGATGTTTTTGGCTACAATGTGGTTATTGGTTGGCAGTGTAAAGAGGGGAAGTGGAGGGAGGCTGATGATTTGTTTCGGGACATGCCAAGGAGACAATGTGTTCCTGATGTTGTGACCTACCGCACCCTGTTTGATGGGCTTTGCCGGTGTATGCAGTTTGAGGAAGCTGGGTTGGTTTTGGAGGAGATGATTTTTAAAGGCTATGTTCCGCGTTCCTCCAGTTTGAATGAGTTCGTTGGTATGGTGTGCAAGGAAGGGGATTTTGAGTTGCTAGGGAAGGTTTTGAGTGGTTTGGTAGGTGGGAGATTTTGCTGTGAGGATGTGTGGAAAACTTTGGTTTTATTGGTTTGTCAGTCGGAAAAGTTGTTGGGAGATTTTGAGCCTTCTGATGAATTGGTGTTGGCATGA
- the LOC114190925 gene encoding pentatricopeptide repeat-containing protein At1g71060, mitochondrial, with protein sequence MVMLGSIKRATSQSVLGSMALFRSSKRFLISDLLLPLTESSSISLNPSSSSNFHHHYPKPTIQFPYGSPKNTTLAFHTAQPRSTSNAEAICRILSNSRDSTVAASLAAVVVNPSPELVLEVLNKLSNAGTLALSFFRWAEKQGEFKHTTETFHALIEALGKIRQFKLIWTLIDDMKQRKLLTSDTFALVARRYVRARKVKEATETFEKMERYGLKPHVSDFNRLIDVLCKSKCVEKAHEVFDKMRHLGLDPDIKSYTILLEGWSQLQNLIKLNELCREMEDKGFQIDVVAYGIIINAYCKAKKFDETIGLYHEMKAKGLRPSPHVYCTLINGLGSDKRLNQALEFFEASKASGFAPEAPTYNAVVGAYCWSLRMDDAYRMVGEMKKCGIGPNSRTFDIILHHLIKGRRIEEACSVFHRMGGEFGCEPSVSTYEIMVRMFCNEQRLDMAMAVWDEMKEKGILPGMHMFSTLICSLCHESKLNDACKYFQEMLDVGIRPPAKMFSTLKEALVDARMEHIAMHFALKIDKLRKSPLVA encoded by the coding sequence ATGGTCATGCTGGGTAGCATAAAACGTGCCACATCCCAGTCAGTGTTGGGTTCCATGGCACTTTTTCGATCATCCAAAAGGTTCCTCATCTCCGATCTCCTCCTTCCCCTCACAGAATCTTCTTCGATATCCCTTAATCCTTCGTCAAGTTCAAATTTTCACCACCATTACCCCAAACCCACAATCCAATTTCCCTATGGGTCTCCAAAAAACACCACATTGGCCTTCCACACGGCCCAACCTAGGTCCACCTCCAACGCCGAAGCAATCTGCAGAATCTTATCCAACTCCCGCGACTCCACCGTCGCTGCCTCTCTCGCTGCTGTTGTGGTGAATCCCTCGCCGGAGCTCGTCCTCGAGGTCTTGAACAAACTCAGCAATGCCGGTACCCTTGCGCTTTCGTTCTTCCGTTGGGCCGAGAAGCAAGGCGAGTTCAAACACACCACAGAGACCTTTCACGCATTGATCGAAGCACTGGGTAAGATCAGACAGTTCAAATTGATTTGGACTTTGATCGACGACATGAAGCAACGAAAGTTGCTGACTTCTGACACTTTTGCCCTCGTTGCTCGGCGATACGTGCGAGCACGGAAGGTCAAGGAAGCAACCGAGACATTTGAGAAGATGGAGCGGTACGGTCTGAAGCCGCATGTATCGGATTTCAATAGGTTGATCGATGTGTTGTGTAAATCGAAGTGTGTTGAGAAGGCGCATGAGGTGTTTGATAAAATGAGGCACTTAGGGTTGGACCCCGATATCAAGTCCTACACCATTTTGCTAGAAGGGTGGAGTCAGCTGCAGAACTTGATCAAACTCAATGAATTGTGTAGGGAAATGGAGGATAAAGGTTTTCAGATTGATGTTGTTGCGTATGGAATAATCATCAATGCGTATTGCAAGGCTAAGAAATTTGATGAAACCATTGGGTTGTACCATGAGATGAAAGCTAAGGGTCTGAGGCCCAGTCCCCATGTGtattgtactttgattaatgGTTTGGGTTCAGATAAGAGATTGAACCAAGCTCTTGAGTTTTTTGAGGCATCTAAGGCTAGTGGCTTTGCACCGGAGGCTCCCACCTACAATGCTGTTGTTGGGGCTTATTGCTGGTCTTTGCGTATGGATGATGCGTATAGGATGGTTGGCGAGATGAAAAAGTGTGGAATTGGTCCAAATTCTCGAACTTTTGATATTATACTTCATCATCTTATAAAGGGTCGTAGGATTGAAGAAGCTTGCTCGGTTTTTCACAGAATGGGTGGCGAGTTTGGGTGTGAGCCGAGTGTGAGCACGTATGAGATCATGGTGAGAATGTTTTGTAATGAACAGAGATTGGATATGGCGATGGCAGTTTGGGATGAGATGAAAGAGAAGGGAATTCTTCCTGGAATGCACATGTTCTCCACGTTGATCTGTTCCTTGTGCCATGAAAGTAAGTTGAATGATGCGTGTAAGTACTTTCAAGAAATGTTAGATGTGGGTATTCGGCCTCCTGCCAAAATGTTCAGCACCTTGAAGGAAGCTCTGGTTGATGCGAGGATGGAGCATATTGCCATGCATTTTGCTTTGAAAATTGATAAACTCAGGAAGTCTCCATTGGTTGCTTGA
- the LOC114190926 gene encoding beta-glucuronosyltransferase GlcAT14A-like, whose product MGVDRKWLFTLFSAALLSLMVLLMSSFSAFSSPKAFPSLVQHGSRYPPAFAYFISGGHQDKDRILRLLLAVYHPRNRYLLHLGRDARDEERKALVAATRAVPAIRAFGNVDVVGKADYVTYLGSSNVAIALRAAAIMLKLDSGWNWFITLSARDYPLITQDDLSHVFSSVRRDLNFIEHTGDLGWKESDRFQPIVVDPGLYLARKSQIFQATEKRATPNAFKIFTGSPWVILSRPFLEFCIFGWDNLPRTLLMYFTNVKLSQEGYFHSVICNAPEFKNTTVNGNLRYIMWDDPPKMEPLFLNASLYNQMVESGAAFARQFELNNPVLDMIDEKILHRGSHRATPGVWCAGRRSWWVDPCSQWGDVNIVKPGPQAKKLEGSVSNLLDGWNSQTNQCR is encoded by the exons ATGGGAGTTGACAGGAAATGGCTTTTCACTCTATTCAGTGCAGCATTGCTATCTCTCATGGTTCTGTTGATGTCCTCTTTCTCCGCTTTTAGTTCCCCCAAGGCTTTCCCTTCCCTTGTTCAGCATGGCTCTCGCTACCCTCCAGCTTTTGCATACTTCATCTCTGGTGGACACCAAGACAAGGACCGGATCTTGCGTTTGTTGTTGGCAGTTTACCATCCTAGGAATAGGTACCTCCTCCATCTTGGGAGGGATGCCAGGGACGAGGAGAGAAAAGCCCTGGTTGCCGCCACGAGGGCGGTGCCGGCCATTCGTGCTTTCGGGAACGTTGATGTGGTTGGAAAGGCTGATTATGTCACCTACTTGGGGTCCTCCAATGTGGCCATTGCTCTCCGGGCTGCAGCCATTATGCTCAAATTGGATAGTGGATGGAATTGGTTCATCACTTTGAGTGCACGGGATTATCCTCTCATCACACAGGATG ATCTGTCCCACGTTTTCTCTTCTGTTAGGAGAGACCTGAATTTCATCGAACACACCGGTGACCTTGGATGGAAAGA GAGCGATAGATTCCAGCCTATTGTAGTTGACCCGGGGTTATATTTAGCAAGAAAGAGTCAAATTTTTCAAGCTACAGAAAAGAGGGCAACTCCTAACGCATTCAAAATTTTCACAG GTTCACCATGGGTAATCTTGAGCAGGCCCTTTCTGGAGTTCTGCATTTTTGGTTGGGACAATTTACCACGAACCCTATTGATGTACTTTACAAATGTGAAGTTATCTCAAGAAGGCTACTTTCACTCAGTCATTTGCAATGCGCCAGAGTTCAAGAACACAACAGTAAATGGGAACTTACGATATATAATGTGGGACGATCCTCCAAAGATGGAACCACTCTTCCTCAATGCTTCCCTTTACAATCAGATGGTAGAAAGTGGAGCTGCTTTTGCAAGACAGTTTGAACTTAATAATCCTGTGTTGGACATGATTGACGAGAAGATCCTCCATCGTGGTAGCCATCGAGCTACTCCAGGAGTGTGGTGCGCTGGGCGGAGGAGCTGGTGGGTGGATCCTTGCTCCCAATGGGGTGATGTCAATATTGTGAAACCAGGTCCTCAGGCTAAGAAGCTTGAAGGGTCCGTTTCTAACCTTCTTGATGGCTGGAACTCACAGACCAATCAATGTCGGTGA